In Anthonomus grandis grandis chromosome 6, icAntGran1.3, whole genome shotgun sequence, one DNA window encodes the following:
- the LOC126737475 gene encoding divergent protein kinase domain 2A-like isoform X3, which translates to MFSKILSITVVLVSLFTYWYLWTISLTKISERHTCPYCYGESYCSELHKNVFLIYNSLNAIAFNLLSVKNVYFANNGEYDVVIKKLGSKSKLAGLGEQMPIRDNTIEDFQVCNNLTALHFLQEFNGKNRKNLWTIININAEPLLLELFNHKYFAVPRLIGYCGRAVIEQHSGNPLNSIENFDWYKRAKVAKQLLKAAEQFTFGHAKFRLYLTDISPDNIAISDDLVVTFVDLGHGILIDKSSAILVISGSHYTEPFNDDEYGFSRQEVCGSAISDHNVYAVCKLLLSVTAPWPMMRNGLLHSPPPELNAKDLFEHIEQCVYTTEKVSRFKLCAKIQQILDDIVVQVL; encoded by the exons ATGTTTAGTAAAATACTTTCAATAACAGTTGTTTTAGTCTCACTTTTCACTTATTGGTATCTCTGGACCATTTCCCTCACTAAAATAAGTGAAAGGCACACTTGCCCCTATTGCTATGGAGAAAGCTACTGTTCAGAGCtccataaaaatgtatttttaatttataacagtTTAAATGCAATAGCTTTTAATCTTCTTAGTgttaaaaacgtttattttgCTAATAATGGAGAATATGATGTGGTTATCAAGAAACTTGGAAGTAAGAGTAAGCTTGCAGGGTTGGGTGAGCAAATGCCTATAAGGGATAACACCATAGA GGATTTCCAGGTCTGTAATAACCTAACAGCACTGCATTTCTTACAAgaatttaatggaaaaaatcgaaaaaacttATGGACAATCATAAATATCAATGCAGAGCCTCTTTTACTGGAGCTGTTTAACCATAAATACTTTGCTGTACCAAGACTAATAGGGTACTGTGGAAGGGCAGTTATAGAGCAACACTCTGGAAATCCCTTGAATAGCATAGAAAACTTTGACTGGTATAAAAGAGCTAAAGTGGCAAAACAACTATTAAAAGCAGCAGAACAGTTTACATTTGGACATGCCAAGTTTAGATTGTATTTAACTGATATTTCCCCAGATAATATAGCCATAAGTGATGACCTGGTTGTGACATTTGTAGATTTGGGACATGGGATTTTGATAGATAAAAGTAGTG CTATTTTAGTTATCAGTGGGAGTCATTATACTGAACCATTTAATGATGATGAATATGGGTTTTCAAGACAGGAAGTTTGCGGAAGTGCCATTAGTGACCATAATGTTTATGCTGTCTGTAAG tTATTATTATCTGTCACAGCACCATGGCCAATGATGAGAAATGGTTTACTTCATTCGCCACCTCCTGAACTGAATGCTAAGGATCTTTTTGAACATATTGAACAATGTGTTTATACCACTGAAAAAGTATCTAGATTTAAATTATGTGCTAAAATTCAACAAATTTTAGACGATATTGTTGTGCAGGTAttatga
- the LOC126737475 gene encoding divergent protein kinase domain 2A-like isoform X6 codes for MPIRDNTIEDFQVCNNLTALHFLQEFNGKNRKNLWTIININAEPLLLELFNHKYFAVPRLIGYCGRAVIEQHSGNPLNSIENFDWYKRAKVAKQLLKAAEQFTFGHAKFRLYLTDISPDNIAISDDLVVTFVDLGHGILIDKSSAILVISGSHYTEPFNDDEYGFSRQEVCGSAISDHNVYAVCKLLLSVTAPWPMMRNGLLHSPPPELNAKDLFEHIEQCVYTTEKVSRFKLCAKIQQILDDIVVQVL; via the exons ATGCCTATAAGGGATAACACCATAGA GGATTTCCAGGTCTGTAATAACCTAACAGCACTGCATTTCTTACAAgaatttaatggaaaaaatcgaaaaaacttATGGACAATCATAAATATCAATGCAGAGCCTCTTTTACTGGAGCTGTTTAACCATAAATACTTTGCTGTACCAAGACTAATAGGGTACTGTGGAAGGGCAGTTATAGAGCAACACTCTGGAAATCCCTTGAATAGCATAGAAAACTTTGACTGGTATAAAAGAGCTAAAGTGGCAAAACAACTATTAAAAGCAGCAGAACAGTTTACATTTGGACATGCCAAGTTTAGATTGTATTTAACTGATATTTCCCCAGATAATATAGCCATAAGTGATGACCTGGTTGTGACATTTGTAGATTTGGGACATGGGATTTTGATAGATAAAAGTAGTG CTATTTTAGTTATCAGTGGGAGTCATTATACTGAACCATTTAATGATGATGAATATGGGTTTTCAAGACAGGAAGTTTGCGGAAGTGCCATTAGTGACCATAATGTTTATGCTGTCTGTAAG tTATTATTATCTGTCACAGCACCATGGCCAATGATGAGAAATGGTTTACTTCATTCGCCACCTCCTGAACTGAATGCTAAGGATCTTTTTGAACATATTGAACAATGTGTTTATACCACTGAAAAAGTATCTAGATTTAAATTATGTGCTAAAATTCAACAAATTTTAGACGATATTGTTGTGCAGGTAttatga
- the LOC126737475 gene encoding divergent protein kinase domain 2A-like isoform X4, with protein sequence MFSKILSITVVLVSLFTYWYLWTISLTKISERHTCPYCYGESYCSELHKNVFLIYNSLNAIAFNLLSVKNVYFANNGEYDVVIKKLGSKSKLAGLGEQMPIRDNTIDLKNALMNPHRDFQVCNNLTALHFLQEFNGKNRKNLWTIININAEPLLLELFNHKYFAVPRLIGYCGRAVIEQHSGNPLNSIENFDWYKRAKVAKQLLKAAEQFTFGHAKFRLYLTDISPDNIAISDDLVVTFVDLGHGILIDKSSVGVIILNHLMMMNMGFQDRKFAEVPLVTIMFMLSVSYYYLSQHHGQ encoded by the exons ATGTTTAGTAAAATACTTTCAATAACAGTTGTTTTAGTCTCACTTTTCACTTATTGGTATCTCTGGACCATTTCCCTCACTAAAATAAGTGAAAGGCACACTTGCCCCTATTGCTATGGAGAAAGCTACTGTTCAGAGCtccataaaaatgtatttttaatttataacagtTTAAATGCAATAGCTTTTAATCTTCTTAGTgttaaaaacgtttattttgCTAATAATGGAGAATATGATGTGGTTATCAAGAAACTTGGAAGTAAGAGTAAGCTTGCAGGGTTGGGTGAGCAAATGCCTATAAGGGATAACACCATAGA CCTTAAAAATGCCTTGATGAACCCTCATAGGGATTTCCAGGTCTGTAATAACCTAACAGCACTGCATTTCTTACAAgaatttaatggaaaaaatcgaaaaaacttATGGACAATCATAAATATCAATGCAGAGCCTCTTTTACTGGAGCTGTTTAACCATAAATACTTTGCTGTACCAAGACTAATAGGGTACTGTGGAAGGGCAGTTATAGAGCAACACTCTGGAAATCCCTTGAATAGCATAGAAAACTTTGACTGGTATAAAAGAGCTAAAGTGGCAAAACAACTATTAAAAGCAGCAGAACAGTTTACATTTGGACATGCCAAGTTTAGATTGTATTTAACTGATATTTCCCCAGATAATATAGCCATAAGTGATGACCTGGTTGTGACATTTGTAGATTTGGGACATGGGATTTTGATAGATAAAAGTAGTG TGGGAGTCATTATACTGAACCATTTAATGATGATGAATATGGGTTTTCAAGACAGGAAGTTTGCGGAAGTGCCATTAGTGACCATAATGTTTATGCTGTCTGTAAG tTATTATTATCTGTCACAGCACCATGGCCAATGA
- the LOC126737475 gene encoding divergent protein kinase domain 2A-like isoform X1 produces the protein MFSKILSITVVLVSLFTYWYLWTISLTKISERHTCPYCYGESYCSELHKNVFLIYNSLNAIAFNLLSVKNVYFANNGEYDVVIKKLGSKSKLAGLGEQMPIRDNTIDLKNALMNPHRDFQVCNNLTALHFLQEFNGKNRKNLWTIININAEPLLLELFNHKYFAVPRLIGYCGRAVIEQHSGNPLNSIENFDWYKRAKVAKQLLKAAEQFTFGHAKFRLYLTDISPDNIAISDDLVVTFVDLGHGILIDKSSAILVISGSHYTEPFNDDEYGFSRQEVCGSAISDHNVYAVCKLLLSVTAPWPMMRNGLLHSPPPELNAKDLFEHIEQCVYTTEKVSRFKLCAKIQQILDDIVVQVL, from the exons ATGTTTAGTAAAATACTTTCAATAACAGTTGTTTTAGTCTCACTTTTCACTTATTGGTATCTCTGGACCATTTCCCTCACTAAAATAAGTGAAAGGCACACTTGCCCCTATTGCTATGGAGAAAGCTACTGTTCAGAGCtccataaaaatgtatttttaatttataacagtTTAAATGCAATAGCTTTTAATCTTCTTAGTgttaaaaacgtttattttgCTAATAATGGAGAATATGATGTGGTTATCAAGAAACTTGGAAGTAAGAGTAAGCTTGCAGGGTTGGGTGAGCAAATGCCTATAAGGGATAACACCATAGA CCTTAAAAATGCCTTGATGAACCCTCATAGGGATTTCCAGGTCTGTAATAACCTAACAGCACTGCATTTCTTACAAgaatttaatggaaaaaatcgaaaaaacttATGGACAATCATAAATATCAATGCAGAGCCTCTTTTACTGGAGCTGTTTAACCATAAATACTTTGCTGTACCAAGACTAATAGGGTACTGTGGAAGGGCAGTTATAGAGCAACACTCTGGAAATCCCTTGAATAGCATAGAAAACTTTGACTGGTATAAAAGAGCTAAAGTGGCAAAACAACTATTAAAAGCAGCAGAACAGTTTACATTTGGACATGCCAAGTTTAGATTGTATTTAACTGATATTTCCCCAGATAATATAGCCATAAGTGATGACCTGGTTGTGACATTTGTAGATTTGGGACATGGGATTTTGATAGATAAAAGTAGTG CTATTTTAGTTATCAGTGGGAGTCATTATACTGAACCATTTAATGATGATGAATATGGGTTTTCAAGACAGGAAGTTTGCGGAAGTGCCATTAGTGACCATAATGTTTATGCTGTCTGTAAG tTATTATTATCTGTCACAGCACCATGGCCAATGATGAGAAATGGTTTACTTCATTCGCCACCTCCTGAACTGAATGCTAAGGATCTTTTTGAACATATTGAACAATGTGTTTATACCACTGAAAAAGTATCTAGATTTAAATTATGTGCTAAAATTCAACAAATTTTAGACGATATTGTTGTGCAGGTAttatga
- the LOC126737475 gene encoding divergent protein kinase domain 2A-like isoform X5 — protein MPIRDNTIDLKNALMNPHRDFQVCNNLTALHFLQEFNGKNRKNLWTIININAEPLLLELFNHKYFAVPRLIGYCGRAVIEQHSGNPLNSIENFDWYKRAKVAKQLLKAAEQFTFGHAKFRLYLTDISPDNIAISDDLVVTFVDLGHGILIDKSSAILVISGSHYTEPFNDDEYGFSRQEVCGSAISDHNVYAVCKLLLSVTAPWPMMRNGLLHSPPPELNAKDLFEHIEQCVYTTEKVSRFKLCAKIQQILDDIVVQVL, from the exons ATGCCTATAAGGGATAACACCATAGA CCTTAAAAATGCCTTGATGAACCCTCATAGGGATTTCCAGGTCTGTAATAACCTAACAGCACTGCATTTCTTACAAgaatttaatggaaaaaatcgaaaaaacttATGGACAATCATAAATATCAATGCAGAGCCTCTTTTACTGGAGCTGTTTAACCATAAATACTTTGCTGTACCAAGACTAATAGGGTACTGTGGAAGGGCAGTTATAGAGCAACACTCTGGAAATCCCTTGAATAGCATAGAAAACTTTGACTGGTATAAAAGAGCTAAAGTGGCAAAACAACTATTAAAAGCAGCAGAACAGTTTACATTTGGACATGCCAAGTTTAGATTGTATTTAACTGATATTTCCCCAGATAATATAGCCATAAGTGATGACCTGGTTGTGACATTTGTAGATTTGGGACATGGGATTTTGATAGATAAAAGTAGTG CTATTTTAGTTATCAGTGGGAGTCATTATACTGAACCATTTAATGATGATGAATATGGGTTTTCAAGACAGGAAGTTTGCGGAAGTGCCATTAGTGACCATAATGTTTATGCTGTCTGTAAG tTATTATTATCTGTCACAGCACCATGGCCAATGATGAGAAATGGTTTACTTCATTCGCCACCTCCTGAACTGAATGCTAAGGATCTTTTTGAACATATTGAACAATGTGTTTATACCACTGAAAAAGTATCTAGATTTAAATTATGTGCTAAAATTCAACAAATTTTAGACGATATTGTTGTGCAGGTAttatga
- the LOC126737475 gene encoding divergent protein kinase domain 2A-like isoform X2 — MFSKILSITVVLVSLFTYWYLWTISLTKISERHTCPYCYGESYCSELHKNVFLIYNSLNAIAFNLLSVKNVYFANNGEYDVVIKKLGSKSKLAGLGEQMPIRDNTIDLKNALMNPHRDFQVCNNLTALHFLQEFNGKNRKNLWTIININAEPLLLELFNHKYFAVPRLIGYCGRAVIEQHSGNPLNSIENFDWYKRAKVAKQLLKAAEQFTFGHAKFRLYLTDISPDNIAISDDLVVTFVDLGHGILIDKSSVISGSHYTEPFNDDEYGFSRQEVCGSAISDHNVYAVCKLLLSVTAPWPMMRNGLLHSPPPELNAKDLFEHIEQCVYTTEKVSRFKLCAKIQQILDDIVVQVL, encoded by the exons ATGTTTAGTAAAATACTTTCAATAACAGTTGTTTTAGTCTCACTTTTCACTTATTGGTATCTCTGGACCATTTCCCTCACTAAAATAAGTGAAAGGCACACTTGCCCCTATTGCTATGGAGAAAGCTACTGTTCAGAGCtccataaaaatgtatttttaatttataacagtTTAAATGCAATAGCTTTTAATCTTCTTAGTgttaaaaacgtttattttgCTAATAATGGAGAATATGATGTGGTTATCAAGAAACTTGGAAGTAAGAGTAAGCTTGCAGGGTTGGGTGAGCAAATGCCTATAAGGGATAACACCATAGA CCTTAAAAATGCCTTGATGAACCCTCATAGGGATTTCCAGGTCTGTAATAACCTAACAGCACTGCATTTCTTACAAgaatttaatggaaaaaatcgaaaaaacttATGGACAATCATAAATATCAATGCAGAGCCTCTTTTACTGGAGCTGTTTAACCATAAATACTTTGCTGTACCAAGACTAATAGGGTACTGTGGAAGGGCAGTTATAGAGCAACACTCTGGAAATCCCTTGAATAGCATAGAAAACTTTGACTGGTATAAAAGAGCTAAAGTGGCAAAACAACTATTAAAAGCAGCAGAACAGTTTACATTTGGACATGCCAAGTTTAGATTGTATTTAACTGATATTTCCCCAGATAATATAGCCATAAGTGATGACCTGGTTGTGACATTTGTAGATTTGGGACATGGGATTTTGATAGATAAAAGTAGTG TTATCAGTGGGAGTCATTATACTGAACCATTTAATGATGATGAATATGGGTTTTCAAGACAGGAAGTTTGCGGAAGTGCCATTAGTGACCATAATGTTTATGCTGTCTGTAAG tTATTATTATCTGTCACAGCACCATGGCCAATGATGAGAAATGGTTTACTTCATTCGCCACCTCCTGAACTGAATGCTAAGGATCTTTTTGAACATATTGAACAATGTGTTTATACCACTGAAAAAGTATCTAGATTTAAATTATGTGCTAAAATTCAACAAATTTTAGACGATATTGTTGTGCAGGTAttatga